The nucleotide sequence TATAACACCAGAATACCTTGAGGAGATAGCGAGAAAAATTGAAGAGCCTACTATTCTCTCAAGGACTGGCGGAGCACCAGCTCTTGCTATAGGCATGGCTCTTATATTCGCAAAGATAACAAGCGAAGCCCTACTTGCCTTCTGGTATCACTTTGCTATACTCTTTGAAGCGGTTTTCATCCTCACCACCATAGATACAGGAACGAGGGTAGGCAGATACATTCTTCAAGACCTCCTCTCTGGTATATCTTCTGCCTTTAGGGACTACAGAAACCTCTGGGTAAATGTGCTTACCAGTGGCATAACAGTAGCTGGCTGGGGATACTTTTTGTATGTGGGAGTTATTGACCCTTATGGAGGTATAAAAACCCTCTGGCCCCTCTTTGGCATATCCAACCAACTTTTGGCAACCACCGCTCTCGTTGTTGCAACCGTTTATATGGTAAACAATGGAAAACTAAAATACGCATGGATAACTGGTCTTCCTGCACTTTTCCTTGCAATAAACACCATAAGTGCTGGTCTTATAAGAGTTTTTCATCCAGATAAGGCAATAGGCTTTCTCGCCCAAGCGGAGTTTCTAAAAAACGCAATAATTTCAAACACCTTGCCAGCTACCATTCCCAGCGTAGAAATAGCCCATAGAGTTATCTTTAACAACTATGTAAACGCCTTTATGGCAATTTTGTATGTCTCCCTCGTGCTATGTGTTATAGCCATAGCCTTGTATAGGGTTTTTGTTGTTGTAAGAAAGTCNNNNNNNNNNNNNNNNNNNNNNNNNNNNNNNNNNNNNNNNNNNNNNNNNNNNNNNNNNNNNNNNNNNNNNNNNNNNNNNNNNNNNNNNNNNNNNNNNNNNCTTTTGTGTGTCCTTAGGTAGGAAGCCAGAAGCGATGATTTGCCATTTTGGAAAATTGAGTATAACGCTTTTGGCTTGCAAGAGCCATATTTTATGTTTATACTATTTTCTTGCAGGAGAGGTGGCCGAGAGGCCGAAGGCGGCTCCCTGCTAAGGAGTTGTAGGGTTAACAGCCCTACCGCGGGTTCGAATCCCGCCCTCTCCGTGTTAACATATAAAGTATGAAAACAGCCATATTAGCCTTAGAAGATGGAAGCTACTTTGTAGGATACTCCTTTGGTGCAGAGGGAGAAACCGCAGGAGAGGTAGTTTTTAACACCTCTATGACAGGCTATCAAGAAATTCTCACAGACCCATCCTACAAGGGTCAGATAGTGGTTATGACCTACACTCAGATAGGCAACTATGGTGTAAATAATGAGGATGTGGAGTCTTCTAAAATTCAAGTAAACGGGCTTGTTATAAAGGAACTATCTCCTGTATACAGCAATTGGAGAGCGGTAAAGAGTTTACATGAATATCTTGCGGAAAACCATGTAGTGGGTATATGGGGTATAGATACAAGAGCCTTGGTAAAAAGGATAAGGGAAAAGGGCGCACTCAAAGGAGTCATATCCACCGTTGAACAAGACCCTATAAGGCTTGTGCAAAGGGCAAGGACACTTCCTGACATATCAGAATTGAACTTAGTTGAAGAGGTAGCCACTAAGGAAGTCTACTTCTGGAAAGAGGGGGACTGGGACCTTAGAAAGGGGTATATCCATAAGGAAAATCACAAACCTTTAATAATGGTTGTGGACTATGGAGTAAAGAGAAACATACTGCGTAGGCTAACTCAAGAGGGTGCAAAGGTTGTTGTAGTTCCACCTTACCATGTGGAGAGAAATATTGAGGAAATAAAGCCAGACGCTCTTTTCCTTTCCAATGGACCAGGAGACCCACAAAGGGTTGTAGAGGGTATAAGGCTTGTGAGGAAATACATGGAAAAGCTACCTATAATGGGTATATGCTTGGGACATCAAATAATAGGTCTTGCTTTGGGAGGGAAGACATACAAGCTAAAGTTTGGACATCACGGAGGAAACCATCCGGTAAAGGACCTAAGAGACGGGCATATAGAGATAACCGCACAAAACCACAACTTTGCGGTAGACCCAGAAAGTCTAAAGGAGGTGGAAATAACTCACATAAACCTTCTTGATGAAACCCTTGAGGGCTTTAGACACAAATATCTTCCTATATTTTGCGTCCAATACCACCCAGAGGCATCACCAGGACCACATGATGCTAAAGGTGTTTTCAAAGAGTTTGTAGAAATGGCAAAAAGACATGCAGAATCTCAAAAGTAGTAATGCAAAGATAGTTCTTATAGCCCTCTTCTTATTTCTTGGCTTCTCCATAGTGACTGCAAGAATAGCCTATATACAGCTGATAGGCAAAGAGAGTTATGTAGACAAGGTAGTAGAGAAGTTCCCTAAGGCTTCTGTGGTAAAACTTTCCACACCCAGGGGTTCCATAAAAGATAGAAGGGGCAATGACCTTGCTATAAGCCTTCCTACTGTTTCCCTTTTTGCCCTCCCTCACTTGGTGCAAAACAAGGAAGAGTTAGTAAGAAGACTCTCCGCACTGCCAGGGGTGAAAGAAAAAGACCTAATGGAGAAGCTAAACTCGGACAAAAAATTTGTCTGGCTCATAAGACACATGGATAAAGTTTATACACCTTACCTAAGAGCTGTTATTAGGGATACAGGCAATGATAGAGCGGTAGGTCTGCAGGAAGAATACAAAAGATTTTATCCCCATGGCATGCTCGCCAGCAATCTAATAGGCTTTGTAGGTATAGATGGACAAGGACTTGAAGGGCTTGAATACGCACTTAATGAGGTTTTAAAAGGTAGAGAGATAAAGGGGGTTTTTTACTTAGGGAGGTTGGCGGTAAGTCCCCTTACCGAAGATATGACCTCTAAGGATGTCCAGCTTACCATAGACCTCGGAGTGCAAACCATATTAGAGGATATAAGGGACAAAATAGTCAAGCAATGGAACCCTGATAGGGTGGGTATACTGCTTATGGATGCAAAGACCGGTGATATATTGGGTATGGCAAACTATCCCACTTTTGACCCTAACCAGTATCAAAAGTCTTTACCTTCCCAAAGAAGGAACTTTGTGGTTACAGACCTCTTTGAGCCGGGTTCTGTAATGAAACCCTTTTTTATCGGGGAGGCTCTTCAAAAGGGTTATGTAAAGCCTGGTATGTGGATAGACACAGAAGGTGGTAAAACGGAGGTTTTTGGCAGATACGTTAAAGACGTAGAACCGTCAAGGCAACTTACCCTTGAGCGAGTGTTGATAAAGTCCTCAAATGTGGGAACTATAAAAGTTGCCCGTTTCCTATCAAAGAGGGATGTGGAGGAGCTTATGCAAAAAATACACATGACAGATAGATTTAATATTCTTCCGGGAGAGGCAAAGCCTAGGCTACCTAACTTTAACTATCCTGCAAATATTCTTTATGCAAGCATAGGTCAAGGTATGGCTTCAAACCTTCTGAACCTGTGTGTAAGCTTTAATGCTTTGGCTACAAACAGGATAGTAAAACCAAGAATACTGCTTGATGATAAACCTGAGGTTTTGAGAGAAAACATATTCTCACCACAGGTTTTTCAATGGCTACAGAAAAACCTTACAAAGGTAGTTGAAGAAGGAACAGCTCAAAGGGCTAAATCGGACTACTTTAGCATTGCAGGCAAAACTGGCACTTCCCAAAAGTTTGACTTCAAGACAGGAAGATATTCAAGGGAAGACTTGGTTACCTATTTTATAGGATACTTTCCCGCAAGCAATCCGCAGTATATAGCAGGTATAATGGTAGACAGACCAAAGGGACCCAACCCATACGGAGGAACAGTGGCCGCGCCCTATTTCAAAGAGCTTGTGGAAAGAGTAGCCTTTTATTACCGATTAGAACCCGACAAGCTTAGCAAGTAAAGACCTGTATTCCGCAGGTAGCAAAAGCTCCTGTATTTTTGGAATTTTTATAACCTTTACACCCGTTAACTCTTCCACTATCTTTGGGTTTGTCCTTTCGGAGATGTCCTTACCTTCAAAGCCATTCATAATTATCACAAAAGGCTCTACGCCCATAGACTTCATGTAATACCAACTTAGGAAGCTGTGGTTTATCGTCCCAAGACCTGCCCTTGCAACAAGTATGGTCTTTAATCCCCAGTCTTTTGCAAGTTTTGCATAATCGTAGCTTCTTTTTATAGGCACTGCAATACCACCTGCACCTTCTACCACAAGGAACTCATACTTTTCTAAAAGTTTTTCATAGTGCTTTCTCAAGGCATCAAGGGAAAAGTCCTTTCCTTCCTCCAAAATTCCAGCATAGGGAGAAAGAGGAAGTTTGTATCTTACTGGGACTGCTTCTTCAAGGCTCTGACCTGTGAGAGAAGCTAAGAGGCTACCGTCAGCAGGAACTTCCTTGACGTCTGTTTCAACGGGCTTTAAATAGCCAACCCTTATGCCTCTCTCTTTGAGGGCGTAAACTAAGTTATAGCTAATAAAGGTTTTACCAACACCGGTATCTGTGGCAGTTATAAGAACACTCCTCACGCATATAATTATAGCCATGAAGAAAGCCATAATAACAGGTGTGAGAAGGATAGGGTATGAAATAGCTAAAAGTCTTCTTGAAAAGGGTTGGCGTGTAGGTCTTGTCTATAAAAGCTCTGAGCATGTCTACAGAGAGTTGAGAGAAGCCTTTGGAGATAGAGTCTATGGAGTTAGAGCGGACTTAAGCCTTTGGCAGGAAGCGGAAAGCTCAACAAGAGAGCTTGTGCAGTTGCTCGGTGGCGTTGATGCCCTTTTACATCTCTCAAGCCCCTATGAACCTACGCCTCTTGAAAGCCTAAGAGAAGAAGACTTGGACTATCACTTTAAACCCATAGCTCAAGCCTTTGTAGTAATGTGTAAAGAGGTCTTTCCTTATATGCTTAAAAACGAAGGAAGAACAAAGGGTAGAATAATTGCTTTTGGCGATTGGGCTACAAACACTACACCTTACAGAAACTACTTGGCTTACTTTTTGGCAAAGGGTGCTTTGCATACCGCAGTTAAGGTGCTTGCTAAGGAGTTTGCACCCCATGTGCTTGTAAACGCCATAGCTCTTGGTCCTACTGTAAAACCTCCAGACTTTTCTGAAGAAAAGTGGCAAGAGTATGTAAACAAAACACCTCTTAAGAGAACTGTATCTATAAAAGATGTAGTTAAACTTACAGAATTCCTTCTTGAAGCGGAAAGCATGACA is from Aquificaceae bacterium and encodes:
- the carA gene encoding glutamine-hydrolyzing carbamoyl-phosphate synthase small subunit: MKTAILALEDGSYFVGYSFGAEGETAGEVVFNTSMTGYQEILTDPSYKGQIVVMTYTQIGNYGVNNEDVESSKIQVNGLVIKELSPVYSNWRAVKSLHEYLAENHVVGIWGIDTRALVKRIREKGALKGVISTVEQDPIRLVQRARTLPDISELNLVEEVATKEVYFWKEGDWDLRKGYIHKENHKPLIMVVDYGVKRNILRRLTQEGAKVVVVPPYHVERNIEEIKPDALFLSNGPGDPQRVVEGIRLVRKYMEKLPIMGICLGHQIIGLALGGKTYKLKFGHHGGNHPVKDLRDGHIEITAQNHNFAVDPESLKEVEITHINLLDETLEGFRHKYLPIFCVQYHPEASPGPHDAKGVFKEFVEMAKRHAESQK
- a CDS encoding penicillin-binding protein 2 → MQNLKSSNAKIVLIALFLFLGFSIVTARIAYIQLIGKESYVDKVVEKFPKASVVKLSTPRGSIKDRRGNDLAISLPTVSLFALPHLVQNKEELVRRLSALPGVKEKDLMEKLNSDKKFVWLIRHMDKVYTPYLRAVIRDTGNDRAVGLQEEYKRFYPHGMLASNLIGFVGIDGQGLEGLEYALNEVLKGREIKGVFYLGRLAVSPLTEDMTSKDVQLTIDLGVQTILEDIRDKIVKQWNPDRVGILLMDAKTGDILGMANYPTFDPNQYQKSLPSQRRNFVVTDLFEPGSVMKPFFIGEALQKGYVKPGMWIDTEGGKTEVFGRYVKDVEPSRQLTLERVLIKSSNVGTIKVARFLSKRDVEELMQKIHMTDRFNILPGEAKPRLPNFNYPANILYASIGQGMASNLLNLCVSFNALATNRIVKPRILLDDKPEVLRENIFSPQVFQWLQKNLTKVVEEGTAQRAKSDYFSIAGKTGTSQKFDFKTGRYSREDLVTYFIGYFPASNPQYIAGIMVDRPKGPNPYGGTVAAPYFKELVERVAFYYRLEPDKLSK
- the bioD gene encoding dethiobiotin synthase codes for the protein MRSVLITATDTGVGKTFISYNLVYALKERGIRVGYLKPVETDVKEVPADGSLLASLTGQSLEEAVPVRYKLPLSPYAGILEEGKDFSLDALRKHYEKLLEKYEFLVVEGAGGIAVPIKRSYDYAKLAKDWGLKTILVARAGLGTINHSFLSWYYMKSMGVEPFVIIMNGFEGKDISERTNPKIVEELTGVKVIKIPKIQELLLPAEYRSLLAKLVGF
- a CDS encoding SDR family oxidoreductase; the protein is MKKAIITGVRRIGYEIAKSLLEKGWRVGLVYKSSEHVYRELREAFGDRVYGVRADLSLWQEAESSTRELVQLLGGVDALLHLSSPYEPTPLESLREEDLDYHFKPIAQAFVVMCKEVFPYMLKNEGRTKGRIIAFGDWATNTTPYRNYLAYFLAKGALHTAVKVLAKEFAPHVLVNAIALGPTVKPPDFSEEKWQEYVNKTPLKRTVSIKDVVKLTEFLLEAESMTGEIIMLDSGRHISGECS